Below is a genomic region from Streptomyces ferrugineus.
TCGACGACCGGCGCCCGGGTCAGGGCGCTGATGCCCATGTCCCCGTGGAGCAGATCGCCGACGAAGGCGACGTAGCGGACGGGCAGGGGATCCAGCAGGCCGTTCTGCTCGCGGAAGTCGTGCAGCTGCTGGGGCGTGGGGTTGGCGCCCTGGAAGAACGCGGACGCCGGGTCGACGTCCGAGAACCGCATGACCAGGAACACGAACAGCACGATGCCGAGCATCAGCGGCACGAGCAGGGCGATGCGACGGGCCAGGATCCGGAGGACGGTGACCACGTGAGGACTCCTAGGCCCACTTGGCCTGGAGGAGGTTGATGCCGGGATACGGCTGTGCCCTTATACCGGTGAGCTGCTGGGGGTTCCAGGCCGTCATCAGCTCGTTGTGGACGACCGGGTAGAGCACCGCCTGCTCGGCGACGACGTCGATGTAGTCCTGGACCATCGTCTTCTTCTTGTCGGTGTCCGGCTCCCGGGTCGCCCGGTCCATGTCCTTGAAGAGCGCCTTGGCGACGGAGTTGTCGGCCCACCGCGTGTACTGCATCCACAGGTTCTCGGGACCGTAGTTGTAATGCATGATCAGGTCCGCGTCGAGGCCGAACTGGTTGGGGTTCGAGGCCGCGGCGACGACCTGGTAGTCCTGCTTCTGGTCCATCTTGGTGAAGACGGCCGTCGTCTCCTGCGGGGAGAGGGTGGTCCGCACGCCGATGGCGTCCCAGGACGCCTTGATGGTCGGCAGACAGTCCACGATCCAGCTCACGTTGACGGCCAGGATCTCGATCTTCAGCCCGCTGACCCCGGCCTCCTTCAGCAGCGCCTTCGCCTTGTCGGGGTCGTAGTCGTAGACGGTCTTGGCGCGCCGGTAGCTGGGGTTGGACTCGTTCAGGAAGGACGACGACGCCTTGCCGTGCCCCTTGAGGGCGACCTCGATCATCTTGCCGGTGTCGATGGCGTAGTGCAGCGCCTGGCGCACGCGGACGTCGTCGAAGGGCTTGTGCTTGGTGTTGAACATCAGGAACAGGTTGTTCATCCCGGCGCCGCCCGCCACCGTCAGCCCGCCGCTCTCCAGCTGCCCGATGTTGGCGTACGGGATGTTGTCGGCGATCTGCGCGCCCGCGCTGGCGCCCGAGATCCTGGCCACGCGCGGCGCCGCGTCCACGATCGTCAGCCAGTTCATCTTCTTGAAGGCGGGCTTGCGCGGGCCGTTGTAGTCGGGATACGCCTCGAAGGTGGTGTTGGACTTCGGGTGGTGCGCGGTCTGCCGGTACGGCCCCGAGCCGATCGCCTTGCCCTTGATGGCGTCGTCCCAGCCGCCCGGCTGGGAGAAGACATGCTTCGGCATGATCTTGGCGAGGGTGAGCCGCGAAAGCCCGTCCGGGAAGGGGAACTTGAGCACCAGCTCGACGTTCTGCGCGTCGATCTTGCGCACTTCCTTCAGCCAGCTCGCGAAGAACCCTTTGGCGAGGGTCTGGGTCTTCGGGTCGAGGATCCGGTCGAAGACGAAGACGACATCGTCGGCCGTGACGGGCTTGCCGTCATGGAACTTGGCGCCCGCGCGCAGGGTGAACTTCCAGGACGTGGCGTTGGGGTCGGCCGGCACCTGGGTGGCGAGGGCGGCGTAGGGCTCGCGGGAGATCGGATCGGTGTCGAGGAGCCCCTCGTAGATGTGGTTGTTGGCGGCCATGCAGAAGGCGGACGCCGTCTGGGTGGGGTCCCAGCTGCCGTCGTTGCCGTAGCCGATCACCGCGGTGAGCGTCCGGTTCTGGCCGCCGCCCCCGCCGGTCTCGTTCGTGGACTGGGGCCCCGACGAACAGGCCGACAGCGACGCGGAGACGGCGGTGGCCGCGCCCAGCGCGCCGGTGTACTTCAGGAACGACCGGCGGTGCAGCGCCGGCACGTCGTGGGTCACGTCGCGCACGGGTCCTCCAGCGGATGGGTGGGTGCTCCGGCCATGGGTTCGTGCTCTGCTCCGGCGAGGAGATACGACGTCCTACGTCCTCCCGGTCAGCGCGACCATAGGTGGGGCGATGAGGGGGGTCAAGGGATCTCACACGAATGGCGCATCTGCCACAGGTCGGACCAATGGCGCTGTGAAATGGCGTGAGTTGACCCATCGTCAGGGGCGTATCCGGCGGACATGGGACGTGGGACGTCCGGGTGCGCGTACCATGCGCCGCATGCCCGGGCAGCCCAGGAACAGTCGTACGTCCGAGGAGTCCAGGAACAGCCGGATCCAGCGCCAGGTCATGCAACTGATCATCGACCGCAGGCTCCGGGCCGGCGCGCTCCTGCCCACCGAGGCCGAGCTGATGGAGGACCTCGGTGTCAGCCGCAACTCCGTGCGCGAGGCGCTCAAGGCGCTGCAGGCCCTCGACATCGTGGAGATCCGGCACGGCTACGGCACCTATGTCGGCGAGGCGTCCCTCACCCCCCTGATCGACGGCCTGACCTTTCGCACCCTGGCCCGGCACGACCATGACGACTCCGCGGCGCTGGCGGAGATCCTCCAGGTGCGCGAGGTGCTGGAGGAGGGGCTGATCCGGCGGGTGGCGGCGACGGTGACGGAGGCCGAGCTGGACCGGCTGGAGGCGGTCGTGTCGCGGATGGAGGCGGCGGGGCGGGCGGGGCGGGCCTTTCCCGACCTGGACCGCGCATTCCACGAGCTGCTGTACGCCTCGCTGGGCAACGACCTCGTGCCGCAGCTTCTGGCCGCCTTCTGGACGGTCTTCCGTCGCGTCAACGGCGCCCGCGGCCGCCCCGACGACCCCTCACCCGAACTCACCGCCCGCTGGCACCGGGACATCGTCACGGCCCTGCGCACCGGGGACGTCGAGGGTGCGCAGCAAGCGATGGCGGTCCATTTCCGGGGGATCGAGGCACGGGCACGACGACTCGGCTGACGGCGGTGCCCTGAAGGGGCCCTGTCCTCAAACGCCGGAGTTCGGCCGCTCGACCGCCTATTCTTGCGAACGCTCGAACTTCTGATCTAGCGATGCCGGAAGGAAACCGTGTGAGCGGGAACTTAGTGCGGGGATTCGCGGTGGCCTCTGCCACTGCGGTCACCACTGTCGGCGCCGTCGCGGGAGCTGCCCAGAGCAGCACCGGCCAGTCGGTGAACGACACCGAAGCGACAGCGAGCGACTCGACCCTCCTCGCGGACCTACCCGCGGGGCAGCAAGCTCAGGTGCCGTCGGCCTCCCTGACCCAGCAGGCCGACTCGCAGGCCGTCGCCGCGGACAACACCGCAAGGAAGACCGCGGC
It encodes:
- a CDS encoding ABC transporter substrate-binding protein: MRDVTHDVPALHRRSFLKYTGALGAATAVSASLSACSSGPQSTNETGGGGGQNRTLTAVIGYGNDGSWDPTQTASAFCMAANNHIYEGLLDTDPISREPYAALATQVPADPNATSWKFTLRAGAKFHDGKPVTADDVVFVFDRILDPKTQTLAKGFFASWLKEVRKIDAQNVELVLKFPFPDGLSRLTLAKIMPKHVFSQPGGWDDAIKGKAIGSGPYRQTAHHPKSNTTFEAYPDYNGPRKPAFKKMNWLTIVDAAPRVARISGASAGAQIADNIPYANIGQLESGGLTVAGGAGMNNLFLMFNTKHKPFDDVRVRQALHYAIDTGKMIEVALKGHGKASSSFLNESNPSYRRAKTVYDYDPDKAKALLKEAGVSGLKIEILAVNVSWIVDCLPTIKASWDAIGVRTTLSPQETTAVFTKMDQKQDYQVVAAASNPNQFGLDADLIMHYNYGPENLWMQYTRWADNSVAKALFKDMDRATREPDTDKKKTMVQDYIDVVAEQAVLYPVVHNELMTAWNPQQLTGIRAQPYPGINLLQAKWA
- a CDS encoding FadR/GntR family transcriptional regulator, translated to MPGQPRNSRTSEESRNSRIQRQVMQLIIDRRLRAGALLPTEAELMEDLGVSRNSVREALKALQALDIVEIRHGYGTYVGEASLTPLIDGLTFRTLARHDHDDSAALAEILQVREVLEEGLIRRVAATVTEAELDRLEAVVSRMEAAGRAGRAFPDLDRAFHELLYASLGNDLVPQLLAAFWTVFRRVNGARGRPDDPSPELTARWHRDIVTALRTGDVEGAQQAMAVHFRGIEARARRLG